The Chryseobacterium phocaeense genome includes the window TATTATTATCTGCAGGGTACCATCGGGATCATTGGTAAGCTCTATGGTTCTATAGACTTCGGAATTATATCGGCAAGTGTTAATATTACTGTTATGGTATATGCACAGGCCACGTTTGAAGCCTATAATAAAATACCGCTGGCTATTGTAGCTTCAGTGGATGTCAGGGTTTCGGCTAAACTGAACCTGGGGATCTTCTCTATTACCATCCACTTTACGTTTACCGCCAAAATCCGCTTTGATCTCACGATTGGTACAGACCAGACCGCCAAAGCACCGTGGAACAACAATCTTGGAGCTCCACATGCTGCAGCCCGGTTATCTGTACCTGCGGCCACTGTACGGATTGCACCGGCCCGTAGAGCAACACCGCTTGATGGTGCTATGCCTGTTGAATTTGCAACCATTGACACATTTGAAGCAACAGAGAAAATCTGGCCGGACCAAATGGTAATGCGCCGTTCGCCACACATGCCTTTGAACTACAGTTCTGTATTGAATGCAACTTCTGAAGACACTCTGCCTACACTGAATATGTATTTTGTGCCGCATTTAACTGTAGCCGGACCTGAAAACGGTAACCTGAAAGACCAGACCGCACAGTATGTAGCCACCCTGTTCATTGATGCACCTGACCCTTCGGGCGATGGCAGTGGGACTACCACTTCTTTTGAATATTTATGCTCTGATTTCTTCCGTTGGTTAGTATTGAACTATATTGATCATACTCCGTCACAATCGGCCCGTGCAGAAGTGGATACGGAAGGTATTTCAAAAGCGGACCTGGATGCGCTGATCGCCTTCCTGTCCAGCGAAAATAATCCTTTCCCTATACCTACCGACGATCTGCTCAGCTTCCTTCAAAACAGCTTCCAGGCAGTCAATGTTCAGCTTTTACAGGACAACCTGCCTGCAGCGGCTATCTTCCCTATGTTCTTTGACCTTGAACTGAAAGTGCCTGATATTGCATTGGATATTCAGTTCAATAACTATAATATGGCTACGCAGGAATACCTGTCGGCTGTAAAAGAATGGTTCAATGAACTTGCCGTAAAAGTTCAGGAAGAAACAGCTACAGCAGCCAGATTTGCAACGGCGGCTGATCCGCAGCAATGGAGCATGTCTACTTTTGTATTTGAAGATTATTTTGTTCTGTTAGGCAAGCAACTGGCACGTTATGCATCTGATGCCATGGATAATTTCACGTACCGTCTCAGCAATGGCAACAGCTTGTCTGCTATGGTCAACTGGGCGAATGGAATCAGTGTAGACGGAACAGCTAATAAGGTTAATGTGCAGGACATCGCTACGGCAAATCAGACCCATCCGCTCACCGGTAATAATCCGGTAATGATCACCGGTGTCATGTACGATATTGCAGAAGGTGATACCTTCACTTCTGTGGCTGCACTATATGCCATCACAGCAACCATGCTGATTACAGAAAATGCAGCTATACCGGGATTACTGGCACCACAAACCGTTACCTATAAAGGAAATTCCTACAATGTACAGGCCACCGACACCATCAATTCCGTAGCTGCCGGATTAAATACAACGGTAAACGATCTTGCCGCTGATACCAGCTTCCAGGATACAGCTGTACTTGCAGCGGGCAGCTGGCTGATTATTGGTGCGGCTATTTATACGGCCAAAAACGAAGATACGTTTAACAGCATAAGCACGGATGTGTATAAAAATATTGATGTCAGCGCCTTGTTGATGCAGAACCAGATAACACCAGGTTTGTTTATCGCCGGTAACAGCTTCGAATACAACAATATCCAATACACCATTGTACCGGGCGATACGCTTACAAGCATGGCCACAGCTATTTCGACATTAACAGGTACTGTAGTTACCCCGCAGAACCTTGCAGACAATGCACAGGTACAGGCGCAACAGGTGCAGCCGCTGGGTCAGGTACTGGTTCAGCCTTTTGTACACACTACCGCTACGTTTACGGATGCAGCTCAGGCTGACACGCTGGATACGCTGGCACAGCAATACAATACCACAGCTGCCATCCTGGCAACCAATTATGCCAACCAGCAGCAGGACAAATTCTTCTACGACGGCGAAGGATATACCAATGCCAATATTCCGGGTCTGCAATACCTTACCGTAGGCAGCATTCTGGAATACTTCGCAGATAATAAGTCTTATGGACAGTTATCCGGTATGGTATCACGTTACCAATTACACGGTATGCGCCTGCCTACTACCCTGCCGGGTCTTACCCTTTCCGCCGGTTCGCCTTGTACCGGATCCAATTGTGCACTCTATGCATTGACCGGCCAGGAATTTGCGCTTCCGGCTACGATACCTGCCGACTTCTCGATACAGCTTATCAACAATTCATTAAGCTGGCTGCAGTTCAATGGAAAAACAATGAAGGAAGAAGGTGGTAACACGCTTGATGTGCAACTGACTACGGATGATATTAGCCAGGTCAATACCCTGCTTACCTATGCACAGGAAAAAGGTATAACGCCAGATATTCTGGAGCTTGCCCCTATGCAGCCTTTCAATCTGCAGGCAGTACAGTATACTTTCCAGACTACCACGAAATGGCAGACATCCGGAGCGCTGAATCTACCTTATGGTTCTGTTGGTGATCAAAGCAATGTCTCTCCACTGATCTGGCAGTTCCCTTCAGGATTGCTCAACCAGCTGGCATTGCCTAAGGAAGAGGGTTCTGCGTTCAGTATCCAGATAGGGCAATATGATGCAGCTAAAGGAGTGATGGATTATTGGCCATCCTCTTACTACGGATGGAGTACGATGGTAGATATAGAGCTTAAACTTCTCGATACTGATTCTACATCCGCAGTAAACGCCTACAGCTATGAACTTCTGGGGGCAAGCGAAGCAGATGCAACGATCCTGCAAAGACTGTTGCTGGCATTAGATCCAAAATCAGCCAACAATAACACAGATAAGATTGTTGATATACAATGGCTGTATGAAGGCTCAGACGGATTATTGTCTGTTGGAATGGAGCACATGAAAACATTTATTGTACAAGCCAACCTGTCTACTGAAACCAATCCTGATACTGCTACGCTGAAAATGGCAGCACGAGGAGAAGCTGAAGCAGCGCCCGCCACTGGTGTACTGAACAGTATCTACGATTTCATACGTTTGCTATGGGAATGCAGTATTACACGCTCCGGTGGTTATTACCTGATGTACAACGAAACCGAAGGCAACAACGGTTTCCCTTCCAGTGTGTTTGGTAAAGGCGATACAGCCAATGTACGCCTGCTGGTAACCTACAGCAGCCAGTATGATAACAAGCCAACGGATTATATGACCTGTGCGGTAACCGGTGATAAGATTGATGCCAACTCCTGCGTAGTTTATGCACAAAGTGAAATGCAGCAGGGATTATCATACATTGTGAGCACTCCGGATGATACCATCGATGCTATTACCACCCGCTTTAACATACTGCCGGCTGAACTGGTGGAGCTGAATAAAAAATTAACCCTTAATACCAAAGCCGATGCAACTGATCCTTCACAATATCCTGCACCTGTTATCACCTTTAACGGATTGATATATGAAGTAGGAATTGCGGTACCTGGTAACACGCTGGCTTCTATTGCAGAATATTATGGAGTGGATGCAGCGGCCATACAGCAGCTCAACTCCGGCATCAGCGATTGGAATAACCTTCCGCTTTGGCAACTCATATTGTTACCTCAGGTACAATATACCATCGGCGGTAAAGCAGGTATTACCTTCGAAACCATTGCATCCTATTACTTTATAGATATGGCTGCCATGGCATGGGCTGCAAGGGATGTCGTGAACATCTTTGTGAACCCTACCACTCTTACCATTAATGATCAGATCCTGCATAAAGTGACGGCCGTACAGCAAGGCACCGCAGGCTTTGACTTAAACCGTACAAATCCTAATCCTGATCCTGACCAACAGCCTAAAGTAACGGATCCTGATTATGCCGAAGTATACCTCAACAATATGTATAACCTGCTCAGCTACCAGCTTGTAGAAAATACCTGGTTCACAGAAAGTATCGTTGGCCTGCCTGCAGGACCAGCCAAACCACAGACGCAGGATGATGTGCTGGGTAAAACAGACGGCAGCGGAGAAGACGACCTGATCTGGTATTACAACCAGGTAGTTCCTATTGCCAAATTTGCCAAATCTAATCCTTTTATGAGCTATCCGGCCGGCTATCCGCAGGAAGACGACAACCCTTACCGTGGTATCGGTCATCCGGTACAGGTTCATTTTGACTGGGTGGACTATTACGGCAATGTAACCGTTACTCCATTCAGTGATCCGCAACTGGATCCTTCTGCACCGGTCAACAATCCTCCTATCCAGACAGGTTATGTGGATGAACTGAAAGGATTGGGTAAATGGCCAAGTGTGGAACTGAGCTATTTATTTGACCTCGGTACCGATAATCAGCCGGAACTGAAACTGGAATTCAACTTCAATACACAACGCTATAACGAGCTACCGGATGTACCGGCGGATCAGCAGCAAGACTGGAAGCAAAATGCTGCCAATGACCTGCTGACCTACACCAATATTTATTATCAACTGACCCAGTTAAATCCGGTAGACGGTAAGAATACCCTGACCGTTACCCTGAGTACATCGCTTACGCCTGGAAAAGCCTCCGATCTGTCGGGTGACCAGTTCAACCAGTTACTGCAGTTTGTAAAAGATATTTATACCTATTTATCTGCACGCAGCCAGGGCAATCAGGCTACTGCTCCGGTAATGAATCCACTTACCAGCCCAGTTAATGTAGCAGATATTGACACCCATTCCATATTACAGCTCACTGTAAACCTTGATTTTTACCGGGACCTGAACTATGTGAACACGGATTTTAAAGACAGCACTTTGGTGACACAAGCTCTTATGCAGGTGAAACCTAAAACAATGTCCACAACAGCACAGGACGGTACTGATCCGCAATACAGCCTGAATGAATTTGCGGCCTTGTTTGAAGCCGCCTTCTTAAGCGTTGATAATTATGAACTTAAGATTGCCATCGGTACGAATGCAGCAACAGCAGGAGGTGTCAATAATCAAGCTGTATTTGTTGTACGCATGGGCTTAAAATCCGGCCAGGGTATTTACTGGCAGGTCAACCAGGCGGGTACTTACCAGCTGACGGCTGACTCTATTGCACAACTGACAGCAGACAGTGTACCGACTGATGTTACCACTGCAATCAATACTTTGGTTGATACCTTCTATGACAGCAGAGATCTGTTTGACACTGCATTGCAGCAACAATTGACAACAGAACAGTTTAACCTGTATCGAATCAATATCTATACGTACAGCTTACTGAATGCCGTATTCTATGCCCCTAAGCCACTTGCGACAAGTCTTATTTCCAAAAGTGGTGTGCCTATGTGCAGGTATATCACCGGCCAGGGTCTGGATTGCAGCCAGGGTGAAGTACAAACCTTTACCAGTATAGATATGGATAATTGGGGTGCCCAGTCACTGAATGCCATTGATGTATTCCTGAGTGCAGACTATGCCATCCCTGCTTTCCTCGTAGATCAGTTGAAATCAGATGACGAAAAAGCATGGCTGGAAGCACAGGGCATTGATGCCACAACTTACCTGCAGGCCATTACCAATGCAAAAACCACTCTGGCCGGAGCCATTGCTTCCGAGGTAGAGCCTATCCTTACGGCCCCCTATGTTTCATCTGCATCAGGCGACAATACCAGCCTGGGTAATGCGAAAGAGAAATTCGAGCAGCAATTGCTCAACCAGCTGGGCAATGCCTACACCGTAAACGCTTTGGTACAATTTGAAGTAACCGCTGAATCAGACTTTACCGCATCCGGCAGCTATCAGACACCGCCACGTCTGTACGGTACACCGGTGATCGGTAACAAAACAGATGGAGAAGCGAAAGAATATAGCATTTCCACCTCCAAGATACAGCTGAATGAAAAGGATGCGGTTGATACCAATTCTTTCCTTACCTTCAGCTTTACCACTAAAAATGCGAAGGAATTTACCAGCGTAGACCTGGATATGACCTATGTGATAACGCATGTGGAATGTGACATCAGTGAAGTAGCAGGAATCAACGGCTATCAGGGTTCGAACTGGCTTACCTTTATTATTCCTGCTGATGTAAGCAACAATAGCAGCAGCACGTCTAATGCAGCGCCTGCTGTCTCATCCCTGCAACAAAGCCTAGGCAACGTAGATATACCGGTAGTATTGCGTAACTATCCTACCCCGCCAACGCTGACTACACAAACCGGCAAAGGTGTATCTGTGGAAGGCGATACCACAAAAATACGTCTGGCCAAAGCATCTGAATGGGATTTTACTTATTCATATACCGAAGACCAGGCTGCACAGGATAAGATATTCTCTGATATTGAGTTCAACATGATTCCGAATCCTTCCGCAAAAATGTCCGGAGCACCTTCCCGCGACCTTTTCAGCGACCTGGCGCAATTTGTAACTGTGTGGCCACAGGTACTGGATGACTTCAACCGTTATCTGAAACTGATTAATGCTCAATCAGACAGCAGCGATCCTAATCTGGCCAATGCTTATTACGCACTACAAACCATGGTAACGCTGACCAATAACCTTTCGATTGCCTGGAGCGAATTTAACAGTCTGCTTTTCGGCAACCCAAGCAGTAATGCGACTGCCCGTGCTTATGATTTCATTATTCGCCAGACCGATGATACCGATTTCGACAACCGTCTGCTGGTGACCATTGTACCTGCCGTGGATTTGTCTTCCAATGAACTGCTCTTACACCGGGGCACCAGACCTGTGCTGGAAGTGGAACTGCCGCAAACACCTTACGTGACCATTGATAACTACACAAAAGTGAATGCCACCGATAAGAAAGGTACGCCTATTCCTGATGCGTATTGGTATCAGGCTGCTGACAACACCTATCTGTCATGGGAAGAATCTTTCAACATTCCGTCCCGAAACGTCAATGTAGATGCGCTGAACGTGTTACAGTTCCAGTATGCATGGGCAGGCCTGTCCGTTATCCGTAACGAAGATCTCGTACCTGATAATCCTACGGTAAACGACTTTATTTACCGTACTCCTTTAGTCAGGTTCTCCAATAAACTGATCCCATTACTCAGCAACGATGATAGCTTTGATATTGCAAGGATTAATAATGATACAGGACTGAACCTGCCGCTTGCACAGCAATTAGCCAATTTCTTCAGCACGTTCTTCACCTATGACGAACTCGCAGAGCAACTGGTGAAACTCAGTGTATCATGGAATTATCCTCTGCTGGCAACATCAGGAGATCTGATGCCTGCCATAGAATTGCCGGTGCTTCTTGCAGCTCCGTTCACCTTTGAAATACCTGGTGATTATGAGATTCCTGCCGGAGGATGCCAGCCTACTTTCAGTGACTCCGATCCATTCGTTTGCCGTCTGGCCAACACCCTTAAAACATGGTACAGCCAGCACAAGCCGGTCAGCAACGGGGCCTGGTTCCAGATCGACATCGCTGTTTTCTCGTCTCTAAGTGAAAGTAAACTGCCATTGATAGAGCTCAAGAATGTGATATTATATTATAAAAATATTACAGATATCAATGGGTAATATGAAATATAAAAAGATGATTCGTTGAGGTCCCGGGAGCGGATTAAAATTTTTAAATTTTAATCCGCTCTCTTTTTCAATACCTGTAATACGATCTATCATCCGCGCATTATGATCCTGCTCATATAAATACTGTGAAGTAATATCTAATTTTGAGAATTCACATCAGAACACCACTAACATTTATTAAATAAAAAATTATGAAAAATCTATTTTTATCCGTCATTGCTATAAGTTTTGCTGTTGTAGCCTGTAAAAAAAACGGAGCTGAAAAAACAGTATCTGCCGATACAGTTAATGTACAGTCTACTCCTTATGATACGTCCCAAAGCTCAAAAGACACGCTAACAAGCCATGACAGTATCAATACTAAAACCCATACAGGCGGCAGGAAAACAAGTAACAACAACACCGGTAATGGTACCGGCAATGTG containing:
- a CDS encoding LysM peptidoglycan-binding domain-containing protein, which encodes MSLSKLAATFRSQAAANNNNITINAASFTDSDLIPQAGLDDLLSKSYKLPADTFLLIDVSGTSIPEPVGNTLTITNATAAVLNVEKSNTSVTLTVTANDADEVQFTIQINLSNWTFATSWQYMTGGVFDNLPYTSPSFIFSTQEVTAFKWQKNISLTEGQNFAALITLTKWLQPVVNFFTSWTSSTQLALAGSIDPSQVNNEDIVYPDMDLFVNVDATLISLGFLKVSNPGVGFQIKTEEETIPTEPEDEGDALRLEYEEDDGLMPTAGETEKVQTPILYFRLLLAAGDAIVLNFSAAVESGSSSFLLNVAAEPDKPLTPLSLFGLMAGQNWFQTIPPTLQQYLNSIAFKGFNTSLDFSNGLSITSVSAYVGSNGAWTLFDNFVIEQFDVNWVIVGPGTTNSQSLYFSARVNFFPTIFVGGFDVEITSDLTLSAAFTGSVTFNNLLSAITGGAINIPQNLLLVEFTAFGINMDINSKYYEFYANANIDINFITNVSVTDGTLRLTSSSPASGSGPSIFTAQVSGLFAIGSLQLNTDVNYNSSDGWDLSLAMPEGSNLNLGELIKQLFQTISLPTSFLPDSLNITQFSLNATIPSGTGKSSYEVKGGLQWIFTFPIIDQKINIIANLWLKYEAASNDAATGKYSGGVLGSVTLDYFNATVGISYNFSENNQQLAITWEGFTAMYDVSGQSRTIVFSIKNWTLGGLITSFMKMLFNPTFELDAPWDILNKISLDGFSVTYNLDTKDIKVTYKLPKTLNLVFININGINLTKTEKGVFITFDGNSVVPAINDSNLFKPSTGGQDIQKMPEVPGQGNQYFDLRLLAMGQHVELVNPAQYNSIKDVTKAMQEAFTEPKPGTVPIGPGSGNSLLKFNEDSNWLIATNFGILNAGTKDKPVWTLDMQAVFNDPNLYGLRIAMAGGKAKIFEGLDFEIMYKKISDSIGVYQMDLTLPNALRYLQFGAVNITLPSIGIEIYTNGDFIVDIGFPYNMDFSRSFTVQAIVPPGIPAMGSGGFYFGKLSSATTNKVPKTNYGNFNPVIVFGIGLQVGVGYSVNYGILNAGFSVTMFGIIEGVIAAYYPYSGALQESNKEQVETSYYYYLQGTIGIIGKLYGSIDFGIISASVNITVMVYAQATFEAYNKIPLAIVASVDVRVSAKLNLGIFSITIHFTFTAKIRFDLTIGTDQTAKAPWNNNLGAPHAAARLSVPAATVRIAPARRATPLDGAMPVEFATIDTFEATEKIWPDQMVMRRSPHMPLNYSSVLNATSEDTLPTLNMYFVPHLTVAGPENGNLKDQTAQYVATLFIDAPDPSGDGSGTTTSFEYLCSDFFRWLVLNYIDHTPSQSARAEVDTEGISKADLDALIAFLSSENNPFPIPTDDLLSFLQNSFQAVNVQLLQDNLPAAAIFPMFFDLELKVPDIALDIQFNNYNMATQEYLSAVKEWFNELAVKVQEETATAARFATAADPQQWSMSTFVFEDYFVLLGKQLARYASDAMDNFTYRLSNGNSLSAMVNWANGISVDGTANKVNVQDIATANQTHPLTGNNPVMITGVMYDIAEGDTFTSVAALYAITATMLITENAAIPGLLAPQTVTYKGNSYNVQATDTINSVAAGLNTTVNDLAADTSFQDTAVLAAGSWLIIGAAIYTAKNEDTFNSISTDVYKNIDVSALLMQNQITPGLFIAGNSFEYNNIQYTIVPGDTLTSMATAISTLTGTVVTPQNLADNAQVQAQQVQPLGQVLVQPFVHTTATFTDAAQADTLDTLAQQYNTTAAILATNYANQQQDKFFYDGEGYTNANIPGLQYLTVGSILEYFADNKSYGQLSGMVSRYQLHGMRLPTTLPGLTLSAGSPCTGSNCALYALTGQEFALPATIPADFSIQLINNSLSWLQFNGKTMKEEGGNTLDVQLTTDDISQVNTLLTYAQEKGITPDILELAPMQPFNLQAVQYTFQTTTKWQTSGALNLPYGSVGDQSNVSPLIWQFPSGLLNQLALPKEEGSAFSIQIGQYDAAKGVMDYWPSSYYGWSTMVDIELKLLDTDSTSAVNAYSYELLGASEADATILQRLLLALDPKSANNNTDKIVDIQWLYEGSDGLLSVGMEHMKTFIVQANLSTETNPDTATLKMAARGEAEAAPATGVLNSIYDFIRLLWECSITRSGGYYLMYNETEGNNGFPSSVFGKGDTANVRLLVTYSSQYDNKPTDYMTCAVTGDKIDANSCVVYAQSEMQQGLSYIVSTPDDTIDAITTRFNILPAELVELNKKLTLNTKADATDPSQYPAPVITFNGLIYEVGIAVPGNTLASIAEYYGVDAAAIQQLNSGISDWNNLPLWQLILLPQVQYTIGGKAGITFETIASYYFIDMAAMAWAARDVVNIFVNPTTLTINDQILHKVTAVQQGTAGFDLNRTNPNPDPDQQPKVTDPDYAEVYLNNMYNLLSYQLVENTWFTESIVGLPAGPAKPQTQDDVLGKTDGSGEDDLIWYYNQVVPIAKFAKSNPFMSYPAGYPQEDDNPYRGIGHPVQVHFDWVDYYGNVTVTPFSDPQLDPSAPVNNPPIQTGYVDELKGLGKWPSVELSYLFDLGTDNQPELKLEFNFNTQRYNELPDVPADQQQDWKQNAANDLLTYTNIYYQLTQLNPVDGKNTLTVTLSTSLTPGKASDLSGDQFNQLLQFVKDIYTYLSARSQGNQATAPVMNPLTSPVNVADIDTHSILQLTVNLDFYRDLNYVNTDFKDSTLVTQALMQVKPKTMSTTAQDGTDPQYSLNEFAALFEAAFLSVDNYELKIAIGTNAATAGGVNNQAVFVVRMGLKSGQGIYWQVNQAGTYQLTADSIAQLTADSVPTDVTTAINTLVDTFYDSRDLFDTALQQQLTTEQFNLYRINIYTYSLLNAVFYAPKPLATSLISKSGVPMCRYITGQGLDCSQGEVQTFTSIDMDNWGAQSLNAIDVFLSADYAIPAFLVDQLKSDDEKAWLEAQGIDATTYLQAITNAKTTLAGAIASEVEPILTAPYVSSASGDNTSLGNAKEKFEQQLLNQLGNAYTVNALVQFEVTAESDFTASGSYQTPPRLYGTPVIGNKTDGEAKEYSISTSKIQLNEKDAVDTNSFLTFSFTTKNAKEFTSVDLDMTYVITHVECDISEVAGINGYQGSNWLTFIIPADVSNNSSSTSNAAPAVSSLQQSLGNVDIPVVLRNYPTPPTLTTQTGKGVSVEGDTTKIRLAKASEWDFTYSYTEDQAAQDKIFSDIEFNMIPNPSAKMSGAPSRDLFSDLAQFVTVWPQVLDDFNRYLKLINAQSDSSDPNLANAYYALQTMVTLTNNLSIAWSEFNSLLFGNPSSNATARAYDFIIRQTDDTDFDNRLLVTIVPAVDLSSNELLLHRGTRPVLEVELPQTPYVTIDNYTKVNATDKKGTPIPDAYWYQAADNTYLSWEESFNIPSRNVNVDALNVLQFQYAWAGLSVIRNEDLVPDNPTVNDFIYRTPLVRFSNKLIPLLSNDDSFDIARINNDTGLNLPLAQQLANFFSTFFTYDELAEQLVKLSVSWNYPLLATSGDLMPAIELPVLLAAPFTFEIPGDYEIPAGGCQPTFSDSDPFVCRLANTLKTWYSQHKPVSNGAWFQIDIAVFSSLSESKLPLIELKNVILYYKNITDING